Proteins encoded within one genomic window of Natator depressus isolate rNatDep1 chromosome 1, rNatDep2.hap1, whole genome shotgun sequence:
- the IFT27 gene encoding intraflagellar transport protein 27 homolog isoform X2, whose amino-acid sequence MVKLAAKCILTGDSAVGKSALSQMFCNDGAHFQKNYTLELFLFDSAGKELFSEMIEKLWEQPNALCIVYDVTNEQSFNNCAKWLEKLRARTLGMHLPGVLVGNKTDLIGRRVVEQKRAQEWAEIHGLQYCETSVKEMENIEAPFHILANSFHRLYREKVETFHSLV is encoded by the exons ATGGTGAAACTAGCTGCAAAGTGCATCCTGACAG GTGACTCAGCAGTAGGGAAGAGTGCCTTGTCCCAGATGTTCTGCAATGATGGAGCTCATTTCCAGAAAAACTACACACTG GAACTCTTCCTTTTTGACTCAGCGGGCAAAGAACTGTTTTCTGAGATGATAGAGAAACTG TGGGAGCAGCCCAATGCCCTGTGTATTGTGTATGATGTCACCAATGAACAGTCTTTCAACAACTGTGCCAAGTGGCTGGAGAAGCTGAGGGCACGGACACTTGGAATGCACCTTCCAG GTGTCTTAGTGGGGAATAAAACAGATCTGATTGGTCGACGAGTTGTGGAGCAGAAACGGGCACAGGAGTGGGCTGAGATCCATGGCCTGCAATACTGTGAGACATCAGTG AAGGAGATGGAGAACATCGAAGCCCCTTTCCACATACTGGCAAACTCATTCCACCGTCTCTACAGAGAGAAGGTGGAAACCTTTCACTCACTAGTGTGA
- the IFT27 gene encoding intraflagellar transport protein 27 homolog isoform X1: MVKLAAKCILTGDSAVGKSALSQMFCNDGAHFQKNYTLTTGVELLVKTVSVPETSDSVELFLFDSAGKELFSEMIEKLWEQPNALCIVYDVTNEQSFNNCAKWLEKLRARTLGMHLPGVLVGNKTDLIGRRVVEQKRAQEWAEIHGLQYCETSVKEMENIEAPFHILANSFHRLYREKVETFHSLV; this comes from the exons ATGGTGAAACTAGCTGCAAAGTGCATCCTGACAG GTGACTCAGCAGTAGGGAAGAGTGCCTTGTCCCAGATGTTCTGCAATGATGGAGCTCATTTCCAGAAAAACTACACACTG ACGACAGGCGTGGAACTGTTGGTGAAGACTGTATCTGTTCCAGAGACAAGTGATAGTGTG GAACTCTTCCTTTTTGACTCAGCGGGCAAAGAACTGTTTTCTGAGATGATAGAGAAACTG TGGGAGCAGCCCAATGCCCTGTGTATTGTGTATGATGTCACCAATGAACAGTCTTTCAACAACTGTGCCAAGTGGCTGGAGAAGCTGAGGGCACGGACACTTGGAATGCACCTTCCAG GTGTCTTAGTGGGGAATAAAACAGATCTGATTGGTCGACGAGTTGTGGAGCAGAAACGGGCACAGGAGTGGGCTGAGATCCATGGCCTGCAATACTGTGAGACATCAGTG AAGGAGATGGAGAACATCGAAGCCCCTTTCCACATACTGGCAAACTCATTCCACCGTCTCTACAGAGAGAAGGTGGAAACCTTTCACTCACTAGTGTGA